The genomic stretch GCTCTGCTGTTTGTTTGCGTGAACATATTTTTTGAAATATATTGCGCTTATCTATGGCTTTTAGAACTTAAATGCCGCTTAATTGTGATCTTAGGCAGTTTTAAAGTTGCCTAAATTTGGTCTAGATCGACTGTTTTCGGGAACAAAAAATTATGTTTTCGAAAACATTTTGAGGGGTGTGTGACGTTTTTTTTGAAACCAGTCTGTTAGAGTCGAGCTAAGACAGCAGAGATAATTAGAAAAGACGATGAATGTAACTTTTAAAGATGTGGCAAAACTGGCGGGTGTATCCACCCAGACTGTATCTAGAGTGACGAATGGGTCAGATAATGTTGCTGAATCCACTCGCATTAAAGTGAATAAGGCGATCAAGCAGCTAGGTTATGTACCCAATAAGGGAGCGCAGATGTTGAGCCGAGCGAAGTCGACCAATATTGGCCTAGTGACATTAGATATGGCTTTGCATGGCGCAGCACTCATCGCAAATGGTGTAAGAAGAAAAGCGCATGAATTGAATTTTGGTACTGCTTTCTCTGTCGTTTCCGAGCCTAGCTTATCCAGTATTCAAGGTGCGATGAGAGAACTGATTGCTCAGCAGGTCGATTGCATCATTCTCAACGTGCCACTTAGCAAAGACGATGCTGTGGTCTTGGCAGAGCAGTTTCCAAGCTTACATCTGATCTTTATCGACGTACCTGATGGTACTCCTGTACACTTTGTTCACGGTGAGCATGCTGTTGGGGCTTCTGAAGTGGTCAAGCATCTGGTTGCGACAGGACGAAGTCAGTTCTTATTGGTCGCTGGTCCGGAGGCGTCAACAGCGGCCAATATTCGTCTGCAATCTTGGCTAGCGGAAATCGATGCATCAGAAACGAAAGCCGTAGATTGCTACCGAGGAGATTGGCAAGCACAAAGTGGTTACCTTGCGATTAGTGAAGCGATTGGAAAACAATTGAGTTTTGATGCCGTGGTTGTTGCGAGTGATCAAATGGCACTTGGCGTGTTGCGTGCCCTGGATGAGTTCAGCATAAAGGTACCCGATCAAGTCGCAGTTGCTGGTTTTGATGGAATCACCGACAGTGCATATTTCAATCCACCCCTAACAACGGTTAAGCAAGACTTCACGGCTATTGGCGAACAGTGTGTCATTCAAGCCGTTGAGCTAAAAAAACATCCGTCGAACACGCCAATTCAATTCAAACAAACGCGCATTCCTGTGGAATTAATCGTCCGTAAAAGTAGCCAACCTAAAACAAAGCAAACCTATGATAAGAAAGGTATCCAGGAACTATTGAAGCAGATAGAGTTACGCTTACCTGAATAGCTATCACGTACGGCTGTACTGTTCGGCGACAGGTTTCATTTTACTCGGGGTATGTATTGTGGCGGCTTCCAACAGGGCCAGGGCAAACAATAAATAACCGCGTGACATCTGTAGCTAGACAGAATCCCTGATCGTATCCGCCAATAAGTCTATTTCCCTTTTCACATCTTCAGTTAGGTCGAAACCGATATTGATCCTAAAACAATCGTTGTAGAGTGGGAGTGTGCTAAATAGCTGACCTAATCGAATGTCGATTTTATGTTTTTCAATTAACTTGGTGAACTTTTCGAGGTTGAGTTTTGGAACTTGTAACCACAGTACCATTCCTCCTTGCGGTTGGCTTATGTTCACCCCGCTTGGCAAACGCTCGGATAAATAGTTGAGATAAGACTGCCGTAAACTAAGTAGCTTCGTTCTACGGCGCTTTAATTGCTTGGCGTAGTTGCCTGATTCAATGAAGTCAGCCACTGCGAGTTGAATAGGGAGTGACACACCAAAACATGATGCAGAATGTTGTTGGCGATAGCTGTCGGTATAGCGACCCGGTAGACACCAACCAAGACGATAGCTTGGCGATAAGCTTTTAGAAATCGAACCGCACCAAAGTATGTAGCCATTTGAATCATAATACTTAGCTGGTAAAGGGGTATGCTCTGAATAAGATAGCTCTAAATATACGTCGTCTTCGATCATCGGCACTTGGTAATGATTGGCAAGCTCGGCAAGTTTTTGCTTTTGCTGAGCGGACATAGTGATACCTTGTGGATTCATATGCGACGTACAAAAGATGCCAGCCTTTATGCTCCCCTGTTGTAAATGTAATTCAAGCTGTGAAAGATCGATTCCTTCATCGATTGACGGGATCTCAACAATGCGCCTTCCCATTTTCCCCAGTAGATCCAATATCCCACTAAAACACGGAGAGCTGATGGCTATAGCATCGCCAACTTGGGTACATGCTTCAAGGGCAGCCTTAATCGCGGGCATACAACCAGATGTAATGACGAGGTCTTGTGGGTTGATATGAATCCCCAACTTCGAAAAATGAACGCTCAAAGCATCACACAATGACGGGTCGCCTTGAGTGTGAGGGTAATGATTCAGTCGACTGCCTAGTCGCTTGCTCGACCGACGAAAGCTACGTTCGAGCTCCAGTAATGCGGTGTCATCAATTGTCGTGCTCGATACACCAAGTGGCCCATTGTAAAGAGAGTGAATTGAGAAGTTTTGGTGTACTTGAGAGACTTTACTAACAAACTGCGTCCACTGTGGTGTGTTGTGTTTTTTACTACGCGCAGAGATATAGTAGCCCGCTTGTGGACGAGAGTGGATAAAACCCTGAGACTCCAATTCTTGATAGCAACTGACCGCAG from Vibrio pelagius encodes the following:
- a CDS encoding LacI family DNA-binding transcriptional regulator, with translation MNVTFKDVAKLAGVSTQTVSRVTNGSDNVAESTRIKVNKAIKQLGYVPNKGAQMLSRAKSTNIGLVTLDMALHGAALIANGVRRKAHELNFGTAFSVVSEPSLSSIQGAMRELIAQQVDCIILNVPLSKDDAVVLAEQFPSLHLIFIDVPDGTPVHFVHGEHAVGASEVVKHLVATGRSQFLLVAGPEASTAANIRLQSWLAEIDASETKAVDCYRGDWQAQSGYLAISEAIGKQLSFDAVVVASDQMALGVLRALDEFSIKVPDQVAVAGFDGITDSAYFNPPLTTVKQDFTAIGEQCVIQAVELKKHPSNTPIQFKQTRIPVELIVRKSSQPKTKQTYDKKGIQELLKQIELRLPE
- a CDS encoding PLP-dependent aminotransferase family protein; its protein translation is MSLYKTLASQFVQEIEDGKLSEGSRMPSLRQLAKQQAVSMSTAVSCYQELESQGFIHSRPQAGYYISARSKKHNTPQWTQFVSKVSQVHQNFSIHSLYNGPLGVSSTTIDDTALLELERSFRRSSKRLGSRLNHYPHTQGDPSLCDALSVHFSKLGIHINPQDLVITSGCMPAIKAALEACTQVGDAIAISSPCFSGILDLLGKMGRRIVEIPSIDEGIDLSQLELHLQQGSIKAGIFCTSHMNPQGITMSAQQKQKLAELANHYQVPMIEDDVYLELSYSEHTPLPAKYYDSNGYILWCGSISKSLSPSYRLGWCLPGRYTDSYRQQHSASCFGVSLPIQLAVADFIESGNYAKQLKRRRTKLLSLRQSYLNYLSERLPSGVNISQPQGGMVLWLQVPKLNLEKFTKLIEKHKIDIRLGQLFSTLPLYNDCFRINIGFDLTEDVKREIDLLADTIRDSV